The following proteins are encoded in a genomic region of Caldicoprobacter guelmensis:
- a CDS encoding bactofilin family protein: protein MISKKKDKEVDTIIGKGTTVDGDIRSDRSIHVDGKVKGNLCVEGDVVVGREASITGDITANNVYISGVVEGNVYCSGFLRIFSEGVLKGDAKARSFAVDEGAFFDGKISMSQGEKAKDDYGVAKEGQQSNT, encoded by the coding sequence ATGATTTCTAAAAAGAAAGATAAAGAGGTTGATACAATTATAGGCAAAGGTACTACAGTAGATGGAGACATAAGGTCTGATCGCAGCATACATGTCGATGGAAAAGTAAAGGGCAATTTATGTGTGGAAGGGGATGTGGTTGTAGGTAGGGAAGCTTCTATTACAGGAGATATTACGGCTAATAATGTTTATATATCGGGTGTTGTAGAAGGCAATGTGTACTGCTCGGGATTTTTGAGGATATTCTCAGAGGGTGTACTGAAGGGAGATGCTAAGGCGCGCAGCTTTGCAGTCGATGAAGGGGCTTTCTTCGATGGCAAAATCTCCATGAGTCAAGGGGAGAAGGCAAAGGATGACTATGGTGTTGCCAAAGAGGGACAGCAGTCAAATACTTAG
- a CDS encoding creatininase family protein, with product MACKKVLYEELLPLEFIERVNAFPVAYLPLGILEWHGLHLPLGADGLQSKGVFEKIASEIGGIVLPMLFLGPDIVVNKDGVCYYGMDHHSFDDGMPQQLEGLK from the coding sequence ATGGCATGTAAAAAGGTATTATATGAGGAATTATTACCCCTCGAGTTTATAGAGAGGGTTAATGCTTTCCCAGTGGCATATTTGCCTTTAGGGATCCTGGAATGGCATGGGCTTCATCTGCCGCTGGGTGCTGACGGTTTGCAGTCAAAAGGCGTGTTTGAGAAAATCGCATCAGAAATTGGTGGGATCGTACTTCCGATGTTGTTTCTTGGCCCTGACATCGTGGTAAACAAGGATGGCGTTTGCTACTACGGAATGGATCATCACAGCTTTGATGATGGGATGCCTCAGCAGCTAGAGGGATTAAAGTGA
- a CDS encoding DUF2294 domain-containing protein — MTKGQVEAKISEAVTKFEREFMGRGPKQIKTVIVEDLIIIRLIGFLSKSEQKLAESSQGVELIKRVRSNLFENAREYLESLIKEVIDVNIISIHSDVSTKTGEKIIVLTVDENLEQKFDK, encoded by the coding sequence ATGACGAAAGGGCAGGTTGAAGCAAAGATAAGCGAAGCGGTTACCAAGTTTGAAAGGGAGTTTATGGGGCGAGGTCCCAAGCAGATCAAAACGGTAATCGTGGAGGACCTTATAATAATACGATTGATAGGTTTTTTAAGCAAGTCGGAGCAAAAGCTGGCAGAAAGCAGTCAAGGAGTGGAACTGATAAAGAGGGTAAGGAGTAATCTATTTGAAAATGCGAGGGAATACCTGGAAAGTTTAATCAAGGAAGTAATCGATGTGAATATAATAAGCATTCATTCTGATGTGAGCACAAAAACTGGCGAAAAGATAATTGTATTAACAGTAGACGAAAACTTAGAGCAGAAATTTGATAAATAA
- a CDS encoding adenylate kinase, whose product MRLILLGAPGVGKGTQATLLSKALSIPHISTGDMFRYHISNNTDLGMEAKQYIDKGMLVPDEITVGMVADRLKQQDCRNGFVLDGFPRTIQQAKFLDKILKDLNIQLDMVINITLDDREIIKRLSGRRICPQCSAVYHIEDKPPKNEGLCDNCGTGLVQRGDDKEETIIKRLQVYHSQSEPILEYYKDKVKIVNIESHKLLEVTTKRVFEALGVDYKTLNAC is encoded by the coding sequence ATGAGACTGATATTGCTTGGAGCACCTGGAGTGGGGAAGGGCACTCAAGCGACCTTGCTCTCAAAAGCTCTTTCGATACCCCATATATCAACTGGTGATATGTTTAGGTATCATATTTCCAATAATACCGATTTAGGGATGGAAGCGAAACAGTACATTGATAAGGGTATGCTGGTGCCTGATGAGATAACAGTAGGGATGGTGGCAGATAGACTAAAACAACAAGATTGTAGGAATGGATTTGTGCTGGATGGTTTCCCGAGAACAATACAACAGGCAAAATTTCTGGATAAAATTTTGAAAGACCTGAATATACAGCTTGATATGGTTATCAATATTACTTTGGATGATAGAGAGATAATAAAGAGGTTATCTGGAAGGCGTATTTGTCCGCAGTGTAGCGCTGTCTATCATATTGAAGATAAACCCCCGAAGAATGAAGGGCTTTGTGATAATTGTGGTACTGGGTTAGTCCAGAGGGGAGATGACAAAGAGGAAACGATTATAAAAAGATTACAGGTATATCACTCTCAAAGTGAGCCGATATTGGAATATTACAAAGATAAAGTAAAGATAGTAAATATTGAAAGCCATAAATTACTTGAAGTAACTACAAAGAGGGTATTTGAGGCGCTAGGGGTGGACTACAAGACATTAAATGCTTGCTAG
- a CDS encoding DUF2294 domain-containing protein, which produces MTKGQIEAKISEAVTKFEREFMGRGPKQINTIIVEDLIIIRLIGFLSRSEQKLAESKQGIELIKRVRSMLFENAREYLEKLIKEVIDVNIISIHSDVSTKTGEKIIIITVDEDLERRFE; this is translated from the coding sequence ATGACGAAAGGACAAATTGAAGCAAAGATAAGTGAAGCGGTAACCAAGTTTGAAAGGGAATTTATGGGCCGAGGGCCCAAGCAGATAAATACTATCATTGTTGAAGACCTTATAATAATACGGCTAATAGGTTTTTTAAGCAGGTCAGAGCAGAAGCTGGCAGAAAGCAAGCAAGGGATAGAATTGATAAAAAGAGTTAGAAGTATGCTATTTGAAAATGCGAGAGAATACCTGGAAAAATTAATCAAAGAAGTAATTGATGTAAATATAATAAGCATTCATTCTGATGTGAGCACAAAAACTGGCGAAAAGATAATTATCATAACCGTTGATGAGGATTTAGAGCGCAGGTTTGAGTAA
- a CDS encoding DUF4914 family protein, translating into MGNEVLTKFILNDDLKYVLSEKEVIIPDSRDELIELALGNQENSVFEVAYDVPGKGRIVEATVVRCKNGAVVNYTDAYMRRRDPDCMVVADDGDTDKPRYRDRYGEDFSTLRQLTFEWLKGQNLIFMPFMAGGEEYGYPALLVAPDNAGFFAAGLADLQGFIPRHRIPDQFKPRAIIYLAPPFRHTHFGGKQIVVHNRLNELHELFSYNLYPGPSAKKGIYGVLLNIGEQEGWVTLHASTVRALTPYDNIITIMHEGASGGGKSEMIERLHRQPDGSILLGENLKTGEKLFIELKDECELQPVTDDMALCHPSFQDGNKKLIVKDAEQGWFLRINHITQYGTDPLYEKITIHPPEPLIFLNLYGVPGATCLIWEHTMDAPGKPCPNPRVIMPRRFVPGVIDDPVEIDIRSFGIRTPACTKEKPTYGIIGLFHILPPALAWLWRLVAPRGHDNPSITDTVGMSSEGVGSYWPFATGKMVNHANILLRQIVATPNTRYILVPNQHIGAYRVGFMPQWITREYLARRGSARFKPDQLVESRCALLGYALKAVKVEGKYIPKGLLEVNHQPEVGDEGYDAGAKILSDFFKRELAKFVTPELDPLGKKIIDCCMSDGTLKEYMELIPMRM; encoded by the coding sequence ATGGGGAATGAAGTACTGACCAAATTCATATTAAATGATGATTTGAAATATGTGCTGAGCGAAAAAGAGGTAATAATACCCGACAGCAGAGATGAGTTAATAGAGCTTGCATTGGGAAATCAAGAAAACAGTGTTTTTGAAGTAGCTTATGATGTGCCGGGTAAGGGTAGAATAGTTGAAGCTACTGTAGTAAGATGTAAAAATGGTGCGGTGGTAAACTATACTGACGCCTACATGAGGAGAAGAGATCCTGACTGCATGGTGGTGGCAGATGATGGCGATACCGATAAGCCAAGATACCGTGACAGATATGGAGAAGATTTTTCAACTTTAAGGCAACTGACGTTTGAATGGCTTAAAGGCCAAAACCTTATATTTATGCCGTTTATGGCAGGGGGGGAGGAGTATGGATATCCTGCTCTTCTTGTTGCGCCTGACAATGCAGGGTTTTTTGCTGCCGGCTTGGCAGATTTACAAGGTTTCATTCCCAGGCATAGGATACCTGACCAATTTAAGCCCAGAGCCATCATATATTTAGCTCCTCCTTTTAGGCATACTCACTTTGGAGGAAAACAAATAGTGGTACACAACAGGTTAAATGAATTGCATGAACTTTTTTCGTACAACCTGTATCCCGGCCCCAGTGCTAAAAAAGGGATATACGGAGTATTGCTTAACATAGGTGAGCAGGAGGGCTGGGTAACACTTCATGCTTCAACAGTAAGGGCTCTGACGCCTTATGATAATATCATAACCATTATGCACGAAGGAGCCAGTGGTGGCGGCAAAAGCGAGATGATTGAGCGCTTACACAGACAACCCGATGGAAGTATATTGCTTGGAGAGAATTTAAAAACAGGCGAAAAGCTGTTTATTGAATTAAAGGATGAATGTGAGCTCCAACCAGTAACCGATGACATGGCGCTGTGCCATCCCTCTTTTCAAGATGGTAACAAAAAGCTCATCGTAAAAGATGCTGAACAAGGATGGTTTTTGCGTATAAACCATATCACACAATACGGCACTGACCCGCTTTACGAAAAAATTACCATTCATCCGCCGGAACCTCTAATATTCTTAAATCTTTATGGCGTACCCGGCGCTACGTGCTTGATCTGGGAACATACCATGGATGCCCCTGGGAAACCTTGTCCCAATCCTCGGGTAATAATGCCCAGACGGTTTGTGCCTGGAGTAATTGATGACCCCGTAGAGATAGATATAAGAAGCTTTGGGATTAGGACACCAGCATGTACAAAAGAAAAGCCAACTTATGGAATTATTGGGTTATTTCACATTTTGCCGCCAGCTCTCGCATGGTTGTGGAGGTTGGTGGCACCCCGAGGGCATGATAACCCAAGCATTACCGATACGGTAGGAATGAGCAGCGAAGGTGTGGGTTCTTACTGGCCGTTTGCTACTGGAAAAATGGTCAACCATGCCAATATACTTCTGCGGCAAATTGTTGCCACACCTAATACGCGGTATATACTAGTTCCCAATCAGCATATAGGTGCATACCGTGTTGGATTTATGCCGCAATGGATTACGAGGGAGTACCTGGCACGGCGTGGCAGTGCAAGGTTTAAACCAGACCAGCTGGTTGAGTCCAGGTGTGCACTTTTAGGGTATGCTTTAAAAGCTGTTAAAGTAGAAGGAAAGTATATTCCCAAAGGGCTTTTAGAGGTCAATCATCAACCTGAAGTAGGTGATGAAGGCTATGATGCCGGAGCAAAAATATTGAGTGATTTCTTCAAAAGAGAGCTTGCTAAATTTGTAACTCCTGAACTTGATCCGTTGGGCAAGAAAATTATTGATTGCTGCATGAGCGATGGGACTCTTAAGGAATATATGGAATTAATTCCTATGAGGATGTAG
- a CDS encoding 5-(carboxyamino)imidazole ribonucleotide synthase — MNRKKVLQPPAKIGIIGGGQLGRMLAMTAKRMGYFVAVLDPDVNSPAGQVADKQITASFSDRQAIRSLAELTDVLTYEFEHIDADILSEIEVEGYAVYPSSSTLKNIQDKYRQKTLLSKAGLPVPKFYKIKSREDLIDKIEIFGLPMMLKTCSGGYDGKGNFVIRKKSEAEMVYDLFINHDVMLEEYIDFTKELSIIVARDLGGEIKYYPVVENVHKDNILRITKVPADIDDVVELKIKHIAQKTVEVLNDIGIFCIEMFLDSRGEVYINEIASRPHNSGHYTIEACVTSQFEQLIRIITGMPLGSTELFSPCVMVNILGNDTVCGAYTFEGIEKLLAKEKVYLHLYGKSLTSNRRKLGHITVLDECVKRAEEKALQALECIKIKAI; from the coding sequence ATGAATAGAAAAAAGGTTCTTCAGCCTCCAGCTAAAATAGGGATTATAGGAGGCGGACAACTGGGTCGAATGCTTGCAATGACAGCAAAGAGGATGGGGTATTTTGTGGCGGTATTGGATCCAGATGTTAATTCGCCGGCCGGACAGGTTGCAGACAAACAAATTACCGCTTCATTTTCGGATCGGCAAGCAATACGGAGTCTGGCAGAATTGACTGATGTGCTCACTTATGAATTTGAGCATATTGATGCTGATATTTTGAGTGAAATAGAAGTGGAGGGATATGCTGTGTATCCCTCTTCTTCTACGTTAAAAAACATTCAAGACAAATACAGACAAAAGACGTTGTTATCAAAGGCAGGGTTACCAGTACCGAAGTTTTATAAGATAAAAAGTAGAGAAGATTTAATAGACAAAATAGAGATTTTTGGGCTGCCGATGATGTTAAAAACTTGTTCTGGTGGATATGACGGCAAGGGGAATTTTGTCATCAGAAAAAAATCGGAAGCTGAAATGGTGTATGACTTGTTTATAAATCATGATGTAATGTTGGAGGAATATATAGATTTCACAAAAGAACTGTCTATAATAGTTGCACGAGATTTAGGCGGAGAAATAAAATATTATCCTGTTGTAGAAAATGTTCACAAGGATAATATATTGAGAATAACAAAGGTGCCGGCTGATATAGATGATGTTGTTGAGCTTAAAATAAAACACATAGCCCAAAAGACAGTGGAAGTTTTAAATGATATCGGCATATTTTGCATAGAAATGTTTCTCGATTCAAGAGGTGAAGTCTATATAAATGAAATCGCTTCAAGACCTCACAATTCAGGACATTATACTATAGAAGCCTGTGTGACTTCTCAGTTTGAACAGCTGATAAGGATAATCACTGGAATGCCGCTTGGCTCTACAGAACTCTTTTCTCCATGTGTAATGGTTAATATCCTTGGAAACGATACAGTTTGTGGGGCATACACTTTTGAAGGTATTGAAAAATTATTGGCAAAAGAGAAGGTGTATCTTCACCTGTATGGGAAATCTTTAACTTCCAATAGAAGGAAACTGGGACATATCACTGTTTTGGATGAGTGTGTAAAAAGAGCTGAGGAAAAAGCATTACAAGCGCTTGAGTGTATAAAAATTAAAGCTATATAG
- the purE gene encoding 5-(carboxyamino)imidazole ribonucleotide mutase, producing MVDQNERRDSARKVGIIMGSYSDLPVMKEAAKILEELGIAYEMRIVSAHRTPDAMYDYAKTAEKRGIKVIIAGAGGSAHLPGMVASLTHIPVIGVPIKSKNLHGIDSLLSIVQMPAGVPVATVPINGAQNAALLAARILSIGDSNMQEKIAVYNERVDKTAIQELFHNGDE from the coding sequence ATGGTCGATCAAAATGAAAGAAGGGACTCAGCCCGTAAAGTAGGGATAATAATGGGAAGTTATTCGGATCTTCCTGTAATGAAAGAAGCCGCTAAAATACTTGAGGAATTAGGAATTGCTTATGAAATGAGAATAGTATCGGCGCACAGAACTCCAGATGCCATGTATGATTATGCCAAAACAGCGGAAAAAAGAGGAATTAAAGTTATAATTGCAGGTGCAGGTGGTTCTGCACATTTACCAGGTATGGTTGCCTCTTTAACCCATATCCCGGTAATTGGGGTTCCCATTAAATCAAAGAACCTACACGGTATAGATTCGCTTTTATCTATAGTACAAATGCCGGCGGGAGTACCGGTAGCAACGGTACCAATTAATGGTGCTCAAAACGCAGCATTGCTTGCTGCTAGAATATTGAGCATTGGGGATTCAAATATGCAAGAGAAAATAGCTGTATATAATGAAAGAGTAGACAAAACAGCAATCCAAGAACTTTTCCATAACGGAGATGAATAA
- a CDS encoding DUF3360 family protein, producing the protein MSECLTRQERLNKDLISYNPKRWRVNIPFKDYSLRIEDIVPALSGAIGKVALVAAFAVAWAQGFGIKDPAFVIENVRLEIVVASILTIIFCAFLNPYAGPPGTLAPLIPLVPAMVASGVHPLPLSILIGFIGIIISGFKYFDKVIALNGPGTRGGIILLFGIMGISSSLDNLKNWAHNNGVSELVVILLIVCLILYLLLNKFRLKWLIIPTCALAALLMSGLYGKYPAFETSMAFPIMNPNIWWNEKWGIGWGINLENFIKALPFTMLAVVMWPLDALAVKTIQELNYPREAKKAVFDMNSTYTLVSIRNIIGAVLGGGQISAVWRSFMIPLGVVRRPIGGSALILGIMGLAFGFFGVPIDIAVFPPLLWVVLIFGVFMPLLEIGLNTVKSIATAQIASICLITGFAINPVLGWVAANLVENFKIIDATENNMKLSRSDKVMTIVIATATIVSYILANVF; encoded by the coding sequence TTGAGCGAATGCTTGACACGACAGGAGCGATTGAACAAAGATCTAATATCATATAATCCTAAAAGATGGCGTGTGAATATTCCGTTTAAGGATTACAGTTTAAGAATAGAAGATATAGTTCCTGCATTATCCGGTGCAATAGGTAAAGTTGCACTGGTTGCCGCATTTGCCGTGGCATGGGCTCAAGGATTTGGGATAAAAGACCCTGCCTTTGTTATTGAAAATGTCAGGCTGGAGATAGTCGTCGCCAGCATTTTAACGATTATATTTTGTGCCTTTTTAAACCCATATGCAGGGCCTCCAGGTACTCTTGCTCCGCTTATACCTTTGGTACCGGCAATGGTGGCTTCAGGGGTACATCCGCTGCCGTTGAGTATTCTCATAGGTTTCATAGGTATTATTATTTCCGGGTTTAAATATTTTGACAAAGTAATTGCTCTAAATGGTCCTGGCACTAGAGGCGGTATAATATTATTGTTTGGTATTATGGGAATTAGCAGCTCTTTAGATAATCTGAAAAACTGGGCACATAATAATGGGGTTTCTGAGTTGGTGGTGATCCTGCTTATTGTTTGCCTAATTTTATACTTGTTATTGAATAAATTTCGACTAAAATGGTTAATAATACCAACATGTGCCTTGGCGGCTTTGCTGATGTCTGGATTGTATGGCAAATACCCTGCCTTTGAGACTTCGATGGCCTTCCCGATAATGAATCCCAATATATGGTGGAATGAAAAATGGGGAATCGGGTGGGGGATAAATTTGGAGAATTTCATTAAGGCACTGCCTTTTACAATGCTGGCGGTGGTTATGTGGCCGCTTGATGCATTAGCTGTTAAAACCATACAGGAATTAAATTATCCCCGAGAAGCCAAAAAAGCGGTCTTTGATATGAATTCTACTTATACATTGGTCTCGATAAGGAACATTATCGGGGCAGTTTTAGGTGGTGGGCAAATATCGGCGGTGTGGAGAAGCTTTATGATACCTCTTGGAGTGGTAAGAAGACCTATAGGAGGGAGTGCTTTGATTTTAGGGATAATGGGTTTGGCTTTTGGCTTCTTTGGAGTACCCATAGACATCGCCGTGTTTCCTCCGCTGCTGTGGGTGGTCTTGATTTTCGGAGTATTTATGCCCCTTTTGGAAATAGGATTGAACACTGTAAAATCCATTGCGACTGCTCAAATAGCTTCTATTTGCCTAATAACAGGGTTCGCAATAAATCCCGTTTTAGGCTGGGTAGCTGCCAACTTGGTTGAAAATTTTAAAATAATTGATGCCACTGAAAACAATATGAAACTTTCGCGAAGCGATAAGGTAATGACCATAGTGATAGCTACGGCAACTATAGTATCGTATATTTTGGCAAATGTATTTTAA
- a CDS encoding complex I subunit 5 family protein — MVPLYVLILSPIIFGALLFIISGKYSRYAALVFQCLLVLAAIYNFIRLKGSDSLIYMEYLGGWSSTVGISLKLDLIAAVLVILTTVLFMAMLTFDIKSTYVNRLFLMLFLILEGLIIGIFVSHDFFNVFVLYEVSTVVVSILIMFQKAKQSIYDGMIYLLTNLVAMVFFLFGTAILYRMLGVLDFALVQERMYLLQDLSSLILPYAFIITALNLKTALMPLFSWLPRAHATPSAPSIISGILSGLFVKNGVYLFLRIKNIFDPFIDVTDLFLLLGFLTAVVGFVLAISQKDIKLILAYHTVSQIGLIVMGLNMNNEQAFWGAVYHIINHAVFKSVLFLTAGIISKEYGTRNIYEIRGALKSMPAVSVAAILAVLGITGAPFFNGSMSKYWIAYGAKDSILEMGIIIINLGTIISFVKYSKIFFGQSNKTSIDVLMVQKVTVVSMGLMCLAGGIFAKQFIGFLFNQYLLVEPISYMEKIGVFMLSLLIGSFIYFRVIEKYKLLNKVKSFELSFNDICLMIFLFFSFVFLYLKIKA, encoded by the coding sequence ATGGTACCTTTATACGTTCTCATACTGTCTCCTATAATATTCGGCGCATTATTGTTTATAATATCCGGTAAATATTCCAGGTATGCTGCTTTGGTATTTCAGTGTTTACTTGTACTTGCAGCCATATACAACTTTATACGGCTTAAAGGCTCGGACAGTCTTATATATATGGAGTATTTAGGAGGCTGGAGCAGTACCGTTGGAATATCACTTAAGCTGGATTTGATAGCAGCAGTGCTGGTGATTTTAACTACAGTTTTGTTTATGGCTATGCTTACTTTTGACATTAAAAGCACCTATGTTAACAGGCTGTTTTTGATGCTGTTTCTCATTCTGGAAGGTTTAATAATAGGTATATTTGTTTCTCATGACTTTTTCAATGTTTTTGTATTATATGAAGTGTCTACCGTTGTTGTAAGCATACTGATCATGTTTCAGAAGGCTAAGCAGTCGATATATGATGGGATGATATACCTGCTTACCAATCTGGTTGCCATGGTGTTTTTCCTGTTTGGAACAGCAATTCTTTACAGAATGCTTGGCGTTCTAGATTTTGCACTTGTGCAGGAAAGAATGTATCTTTTGCAAGATTTGAGCAGCTTAATCCTGCCTTATGCTTTTATAATCACGGCTCTGAACTTAAAAACTGCACTTATGCCTCTTTTCAGCTGGTTGCCCAGGGCTCACGCTACACCCAGTGCTCCCTCTATTATATCCGGAATATTATCAGGTCTGTTTGTAAAAAACGGCGTTTACTTGTTTTTGAGGATTAAAAATATTTTTGATCCGTTTATTGATGTGACAGACCTCTTTCTGTTGTTGGGATTTTTAACTGCAGTTGTTGGTTTTGTGCTCGCCATTTCCCAGAAAGATATAAAGCTTATACTGGCTTATCATACAGTTTCCCAAATAGGACTTATCGTAATGGGACTAAATATGAATAACGAACAGGCTTTTTGGGGTGCTGTTTATCATATAATTAACCATGCTGTTTTTAAGTCTGTACTTTTTCTTACAGCAGGTATAATAAGCAAGGAATACGGTACACGAAATATATATGAGATACGGGGGGCATTAAAAAGTATGCCTGCTGTTTCTGTTGCGGCAATATTAGCTGTTCTTGGTATTACCGGTGCTCCGTTTTTTAATGGCAGCATGTCCAAGTACTGGATTGCATATGGAGCAAAAGATTCCATCCTCGAGATGGGCATTATTATTATAAATCTTGGTACAATAATATCTTTCGTAAAGTATTCTAAAATATTCTTTGGACAATCGAATAAGACATCAATAGATGTATTAATGGTACAAAAGGTTACTGTTGTGAGTATGGGGCTTATGTGTCTTGCCGGTGGTATCTTTGCCAAGCAGTTTATAGGCTTTCTTTTTAATCAGTATTTGTTGGTGGAGCCGATTTCGTATATGGAAAAAATAGGAGTGTTTATGCTTAGTCTTTTGATAGGAAGCTTTATCTATTTTAGGGTCATAGAAAAATACAAATTGCTTAACAAGGTAAAATCGTTTGAGCTGTCGTTTAACGATATATGTTTAATGATTTTTCTATTCTTTTCATTTGTTTTTTTATATTTGAAAATCAAGGCGTGA
- a CDS encoding cation:proton antiporter subunit C has protein sequence MFIGEVVSFIIFFIGLYGLIAKRNIVKSIISLEVMETAVILYFISCGFKEGLLPPIGDVSPHQMADPLPQALMITAIVIGVSSTAIALTMYIHLYRKYGTENWEEAMKKRVK, from the coding sequence TTGTTTATAGGTGAAGTTGTAAGCTTCATAATATTTTTTATCGGCTTATATGGCTTAATAGCCAAAAGAAACATTGTAAAATCAATAATCTCTCTTGAAGTCATGGAGACGGCGGTAATATTGTACTTCATTTCATGCGGGTTTAAAGAAGGGTTGCTCCCGCCGATTGGAGATGTTTCGCCGCATCAGATGGCCGATCCGCTTCCCCAGGCGCTTATGATAACTGCTATTGTAATAGGAGTAAGCTCTACGGCTATAGCTTTGACTATGTATATTCATTTATACCGTAAGTATGGTACGGAAAATTGGGAAGAGGCTATGAAAAAAAGGGTGAAATAA
- a CDS encoding MnhB domain-containing protein codes for MMDSKTTNTNSEIVARITGSLYPFILLYGFYIIINGHVTPGGGFQGGAVLAAVFMSRYLSMPLFDINIAVLQTLEKIFFVCIVAVPVFFIFNQWRFNADFFNSMYFMVMNVLIGFKVCCGISIIFFRFIFYEGK; via the coding sequence ATGATGGATAGTAAAACAACTAATACCAATTCTGAAATTGTAGCCAGAATAACCGGTTCGCTTTATCCTTTTATATTGCTGTACGGCTTTTATATTATCATAAACGGGCATGTAACTCCGGGTGGTGGCTTTCAGGGAGGAGCCGTATTGGCTGCTGTATTCATGAGCCGGTATCTTTCCATGCCGTTATTCGATATCAATATTGCTGTGCTTCAGACTCTGGAAAAAATATTTTTCGTATGCATTGTTGCGGTGCCTGTATTTTTTATTTTTAATCAGTGGAGATTTAACGCTGATTTTTTCAATTCAATGTATTTTATGGTTATGAATGTTCTAATTGGATTTAAAGTGTGCTGTGGTATATCAATAATATTTTTTAGATTTATATTTTACGAAGGCAAGTGA
- a CDS encoding hydrogenase subunit MbhD domain-containing protein: MIVKIFLMAMMVFALLSVKARQLRTAIIYLGVFSLINAVVYIFYGAPDVSLAEAIIGSTLATILYLIAIKKYNPVMVYHIHENNTFSLSNLFGKKRGMLLGGVCIIMCFLTLGTYINTIELTGTPAWDYYVRFFKQDTGAGNAVTAIYLNYRIFDTLFEALLLLVSVIAVIYFSWRGGE; the protein is encoded by the coding sequence ATGATTGTGAAAATTTTTCTCATGGCAATGATGGTATTTGCATTATTGTCTGTCAAGGCAAGACAATTACGGACGGCAATAATATATTTAGGGGTTTTTTCGTTGATAAATGCTGTTGTATATATTTTTTACGGAGCCCCTGACGTATCGTTAGCGGAGGCCATAATAGGCAGCACTTTAGCCACTATTCTGTATTTAATTGCCATTAAGAAATATAACCCTGTTATGGTTTATCATATTCATGAAAATAATACATTTTCGTTAAGCAATTTGTTTGGTAAAAAACGCGGTATGTTGTTAGGCGGCGTGTGTATTATTATGTGTTTTTTAACCTTGGGTACTTATATTAATACTATTGAGCTTACCGGAACGCCTGCATGGGATTATTATGTAAGGTTTTTTAAACAGGATACTGGTGCAGGCAATGCTGTAACAGCAATTTACCTGAACTACCGGATTTTTGATACGCTGTTTGAAGCGTTGCTGCTGTTGGTCAGCGTAATTGCAGTGATTTATTTTTCATGGCGAGGTGGGGAATAG
- the mnhG gene encoding monovalent cation/H(+) antiporter subunit G: MRELIGNILIVVALVFIFSGVYGLFRFKDFYPRILISSKVDTVGLITLMLGIVVKSGLNFFSLKVLIVMVLFVITNPLSTHSIARSAYNSGYKIKKEKSEKL; this comes from the coding sequence ATGAGGGAATTAATAGGCAACATACTGATTGTTGTGGCTTTGGTGTTTATATTTTCAGGAGTATATGGACTTTTTAGATTTAAAGATTTTTATCCCCGCATTTTAATATCTTCAAAAGTGGATACCGTAGGGCTGATTACATTGATGCTGGGTATTGTTGTAAAATCGGGTTTAAATTTTTTCAGTTTAAAAGTGCTTATAGTGATGGTGTTGTTTGTTATAACCAATCCGCTTTCAACCCATTCAATAGCCCGATCTGCGTATAACAGTGGCTATAAGATTAAGAAGGAGAAGTCAGAGAAGCTATGA